agggtcagtgctgctgggagctaCTGGTCAGTCAGAGCTGATCAGGGAGCTCGGGACATCCCGGCCGGACCCACTGCCACCAAGGCTCTGCTGTCACTGGAGGCCCCTCCACCACCCTCCTGTGTCCTGCCGTGCCTTTGGCTCCAAACAGCTTCTCCTTTACCTTTCCCcacttttgctgctgcagattttccccctccccagtccctctccttCCTGTCCACCCCCCAGACAccacctgcagcccacaggTTTCCTTCCCCGGCTTCTCCCTGAGATGGAATTGCCCTCCTGAAAGGACCTCACACACTGCAcactcctcctccttttcctcctcagccCCTGGTCCATGAGTGGGAATGGCTCACTCCCTGTTCCCTGAGGCAACAGAATCCTCAGTCTTTCCACAGAAAGCTCTGGGTTTTGGGAAAacaatatttgtaaaataaaataaaataaaatgaaataaaataaaataaaaccagaaagaaccTTCAACTATTTCCCCATTTTTACAATGCTAAAACATTTGGATTTGGCCTGAGACCCACcctgaaaaatagtttttttttctttttgtcttgaGACATAAATGAAGACGATGatccatttttaaataaaagtgctGGAGAAGGGGGGAGTGTCCCACGCCCGGTGCCGGGGAAGGCAGGACCCTGCTCCTTGGTTCTATCTTGCTGTGGGAGCTTGGAGTTCCTGAAATGCTCTGCTgagcttccctctgctctgactcctccagcccaggctgcacCTTCCCCTGGGGTCGTGCCACAGCCAGATCTCCTCCAGGTAACCAACTCCCCATACCTTCCCtccctggtgctgtgctggcaccaAAAATGGGACTTTTTAGGGAGAAAGTCACAGACACTGTTGCAAAAACCTGGTACAAACCATCACCCCTCTTGGGTATTGCACAGGGATTCTTCCCCCACCAGCCCAAGAAAATGTCCctggacagagcagcagcaaagtctGGCTCTCCCcacacagcccagggaagggctgggactgcacacacagctcaccCTGAAGTTCTCGGGGTCCACGTGCAGCTTGTCGCAGTGCAGCTCAGACAGCTTGGAGTAGGTGCCCTTGATGTTGTCCAGGTTCTTGATGGCTTCCCCGAAGGAGGTGAGCACCTTCTTGCCGTGGGCACGCACCTTGGGGTTGCCGATGATGGCCGTGGGGCTGGACAGGTTCCCGAAGTTAGAGAAGAACCTCTGGGTCCAGGGGTAGACGAtcagcagcctggggagagaCATAACAGAAGCACAGCCGCGTGAAGGCTCCCGTGACTGCAGAGTTTCCCTCTCCAGGTGCAGCCGGGCAGGTTCCCGGCAGCTGGGCCTACCTGGCCAGGGCCTCGGCGCCGCATTCCTCCACGCTGACCTTGCCCCAGACGCTGGCGATGAGCTGCTTCTCCTCGGCTGACCAGTGCACCATGGTGGCGgcggctgggctgggctgcaggaggacacaGACCCCGTAGCTGAGCCCAGGCCCCGCCGGGGCTTTTATCCCCTGCCCGCAGCCCCTCCCCGGGCCCTGCAGCGGGGCCATTGGCTGGCACGGGCGGGGGTCCCCAGCGGGGAGCAGGGGGGCATGGCCAGGGCGTGGCACCCGAGAAGGGGCCTCTGGTTATCCTGAGCTCCAGAGCTTTATCCCTTCCCGTCTGTGAGGGCAGTTCTTTCACCTTCCAGCACGGGCCCCCTGCGGGTaaagggctgcaggagccccaGCAATGGTCCATCACCACTGACCATGGGcaggggctcagggctgtgacCTGTGGGCCAGTGAGCCTTGTGCCTCAACTCTTTGaatgctgggctctgcctggcacCAGTGAAGTGATGAATGTTCAGGCTGACATACAGCCTGTGGCAGAGCCACACAGAGGGGTTTGCCCCCAGCAaaccctgcagcccctgccctgcccagcgGCTTGGGTGTCCTTGCACcatgggagctgtgctggagctgctcagaggATGCTCAGGCTCTGCAGCCAACATCTGCATTAACCCCATTATTGTCCTCCTGTAACAGAACTTGACCTCTTTGATTTATTTGTGCCTTACGGAGCAGGAGGAATCATAGTTGGACTTTGGAGTCCAACTTCTGAGCTGGACTTCAACTATTGTGGCTGGTTGGTCCTTTCCTATTCAAGATATTCTAAGacagaatctcagaatggttTGCTCTGGAAGGACTCTAAAGCTCATCCATGCCGTGTGAGGCCCACCCAGGTGTTGTCCCCTCAGACATGACAGGACCAGCCCGATGCAGTGCTGTGGGTGGGGAGCGGGGGCCAAACAGGATCAGCCCGTTCCTGCTTTCAGCCACGTCCATAAAGAGCAGTGAAACGGGCTTGGAACACAACATTTGTTGCTGCAGGTTCTGCTGTGGGCtctaaaaacaacaaaagctcAGCTCAGGGATGTCCAGATTGTGGGGGAGCCCAGGGCCTGCCCCTTCTGAGTCTGCCAGGTTCCACATTCCCCTGCCACAttcagccaggccaggctctCCTGGAGGGATGTTTGGATTCCCCTGACACACCCTGGAGCATTGCCGGGGTGAAGCACTCTGACCAggagcagtgccctggggagatttgctcttttgttttctgcataaACCCCAAGAAATGCCGTTCTTGCTAAAATCAGCACAGGGGTTTTGATCCTGATCCCAAGGTGCCAGGGCCAGTGCActgttttcctgttgttttccaGAGGATTTGGACTGGGCTAAGGAAGAGCTGCTGGGTCCTGTTGGGCTGGGGACAGGTGAGGAGGTgaccaggctgcagcagagccacagggcTAACCCAGCTCCTCTCAGACTTCGGCACTTCCTCCAGGGGCCATCTCCTGCTAAGTGTCTTCTGCACTGAAAATATGGCAGGAAAAGcaatcaaaagaaagaaagtagcAAGGAAGGTCTCTAGCCTAACAATATCTTTTTCCCACTCCagctgtagatttttttttagtggaatAGGAATGAATAATCTTCATTAGATTCGCTTACATTTGCCTTTTCTCCAGTAAATCCAGTCCCCACAGCGGGGGGCTGGACCACAATGACGAATCAAGCTGAGCtcagcctggcacaggcaggaaggGGGAATATGCAGGGAAAAGGCCGCCAGGCTACCACCAGTGCCCACCCTCCTGCACCCCCTTATCAGCCCCACCGGGACCTgggtgctgccagtgctgcactgGGCACCACCCAAGGGGTACTGGCACCCACAGGAATGTTCTGACATCATGGAATGggagcagaaaaagcagcatgggGAGAGGACATCCCACAGGATGTGTGTGCTGGGGGCACCCGGAATGggagcagaaaaagcagcatgggGAGAGGACATCCCACAGGATGTGTGTGCTGGGGGCACCCGGAGCAGGGTGTCATccccagctgggaatggagaTGGGAATGAAGCCACAAGGCAGCACCAGCGAGGGCTGTTCCCACTGTGCTGTGTCTCACCAGGTGCAGGGAATGCCAGAAGCCTGGAGGTCTGCTCGGGTTGTAGGATCATGGAAGGATAGAATGGGTTGGGATGGAGGGACCTcagagcccatccagtgccaaccctgccatggcagggacacctcccactgtcccaggctgctccaagccccaatgtccagcctggccttgggcactgccagggatccaggggcagccccagctgctctgggcaccctgtgccagggcctgcccaccctcccagggaacaattcctgcccaatctcccatccagccctgccctctggcactgggaagacattccctggctcctgtccctcctgcccttGTCCCCGGTCCCTCTCTAACTGTGTTGTCCTTCCTATCCCCAGACACCTCGCTTGCAGGAGGAGACCTACTTATTCAAGCAGTTCACTCATTTCTGCCTGAAGATCAATCATGTTCATAGGAAACTATTAATATCTGTCACAAAGCCTATGAAAAGTCACGTAGAATTTGGGGTTTGGTGACTCTGTGACTGCCCAGTCTCCCTGCAGGGAGAAAAACTCTTTGGGACTTGCTGCGAGTCATCTTCTCTCCTTCTCAGGGTGTGCCTTGATGCCGGGAACAGAATGCCTCTTTCTTTGGGTGACATGACTGAGAAATGGCATTTATGGATCACAGGGGGCTTCTAACACCTTCCTGTGGGTCAGGGGCAGAGAGTGGAGTGCCCAGAGATGTGGGTGAGGCAGAGACAGAACACAGTGCAAACTGGGTGTCAGAAATCCTGGGATAAATAGCTTTGCCCAGGTCATTTCCCTTAGAAATGACCACATCCTTTCGGCCAAGCATTGCTTTTGCTGCATCATGCTCTGTTCAGATGTGCTTCCCATGCCAAGAACAAACCCTACCCGAAGGAGtcctgctc
This Corvus moneduloides isolate bCorMon1 chromosome 2, bCorMon1.pri, whole genome shotgun sequence DNA region includes the following protein-coding sequences:
- the LOC116440442 gene encoding hemoglobin subunit epsilon; this encodes MAPLQGPGRGCGQGIKAPAGPGLSYGVCVLLQPSPAAATMVHWSAEEKQLIASVWGKVSVEECGAEALARLLIVYPWTQRFFSNFGNLSSPTAIIGNPKVRAHGKKVLTSFGEAIKNLDNIKGTYSKLSELHCDKLHVDPENFRLLGDILIIVLASHFGKDFTPACQFAWQKLVSVVAHALARKYH